The following is a genomic window from Lagenorhynchus albirostris chromosome 2, mLagAlb1.1, whole genome shotgun sequence.
CAGTCCAGATTTGTGTGACACCGTCTTACAGGGTTTTCTGCAGATTAGACCTTGCAGTTGCTGGGGTCTGCTTGTGATAACTTGATTCTTTCCTGAAATCTTTCTAATTTCTGTTGAAGATTAAGAAAACCACTTGTGACCTGTTTCTGGAAGTGACGAGCGCCGCCAGCCTGCAGATTTGCAAGGACATCATGGACGCCCTCATCCTGGTGAGCGTCCGGCCCCGCCCATCCTGCCCACCGAGGCTCTGGCCCCGCGGGACAGACGGCGCGTCCGCTGCCCTTTGCCATCTGGGTGACGGCAGCCTGTCTTCCCTGGGTTGCCTCTAATCTCTCGgttgaaaagatatttttcatttgcagAAAATGGCAGAAATCAACAagtacactttggaaaacaaagacGAAGGTTCCCTCTCCGACCACGAAGCCGATGCCATTCCTGGACAAGTCCCGGGCCCCAGGGCGACTCCAGGTGCTGAGCAGGCTGGGAGTGCCCCGCTGGTGGTGGAGCAGGTCCGGGTGGTGGATGAGGAGGGCCACCTGAAGGTGGTGTATCCGTCCAAGACGGACCTGGACCTCGCCGCCGCCCACGTGACTGTGCTCCGCTGATGGCCGGGCCACTGCCTCAGGCTCCCAGGGAGGCACTGTCAGCTGCACTGGCTCTGCAGGGCTTTCGTGTGGTGATATTAAATTATTCCTTCACCTCGGTAGTTTTTAAGATATATGCATTCTCTGTTCAGTTTTCCAGTCGATTCTGTCGTAGGGGGTGCCACGTTGACATGCGCTGAAGTCATTTCACCTTTACAGCACCGAATTGACTCTGCCAGTGCTTTTAATGAAATCACTTGAATATTGGAACTAACTGCTCAAAGGGTTCTGAAATCATGTAGCCACACAGCAAATCACTGTATTCACAGGGGGAAAGGACACTATAATTGGTGTGAATATTTAGTTCTAAGTTGAGAAGCTGAACAACATGCATTTTGCTGAGCTGCACAGTTATTTTTCTACAATACAATATCTTTTAAAGTCCTACGGTTCCAGCAGTGCAGCTTAGAAATGTGGGATGTCATGGTTTCCAGTTATTGTAAACGATaatctttttataaaaacattttttaacgtGACCTTAGAATTGGCAAAATCATTTTTCTTACTGCTGCTGTAGGATGctttgggggtgggaggcagggcaTCCGGGAGCGACGGCCCAACCCACCTGCTGCACTGGCCGGacttggggagggcgggggcgTCAGTCGACTGTAAACCAGCACCAGGGCCGTGAGGTGTCACACCTGCGTCTGGAGGTCAGTGTGCAGGTTTCCCACTGCAAAACAGGCTTCCATGCTCAGACAGGGCGGTCAGCCGTCGTCAGCTTGCTCCAGGACGGGGGTGGCGGTGACTGGAGGAGGCATGGGGAGTTTGATGCCAGGAATCATGGAGCATGTGCCGGACAAGGGGGTCTCAGCATCTGGCATTCTAGGTATTTCCAGCTCTGAGTCGGCAGTTCACTGACCTCACTGCTCCAGGAGCAGCCGGCACAGGAAAAACTGACCCGCCACCTTTTTCTTGTTGAGTGAACGCGTGTTCCATGGTCTTTGACCTGAAAAGGACAGTTTATGTGTTTTGTCAAAAAAACAGGCGGCTGGCAGGCATATGCGAGAGCCCCCCCCCGGACCCAGGCGCGTAGCGGTCAGAGCCAGACCCGCGTGAGGCCCACACCCCACATGCCGGGCCTGCTGTACAACCACGTGGGTTCCCCAGGGCCCGGCCAGCCCTCCTCAAAGGACATGGCGGAGCTGCCTTGACCCCTGACCCAGCTCCCTGGTCACTGCCAGGACTGCCCTTCGTCGGCCCTGGGGCAGCCGTGCTTAACTGGGCTGAAGTGGACACCGGGTGACGGTGTTCCCCAAACCTACCTGACATCTGTGCGCATCGGCGGCTCAGGGCTGTCACTTCACGACCCTCGGGCCATCAAGGCTGCAGATGCTGCGGCTGATGTGGGCGTGGGCGTCACGGCGAAGCCCTGCTGGGAGCTCCGGGTTGGGGCCGCAGCTGAGCTGCCCTCTTGGCACCAGGCTGTGGCTTCGGCGGCCGCGTGGCACCACGTCTGGGGCGCCTTGATGTTGGGGAGCAGCCGGCCCTGCTGCTCTTCTCTGGTGCAGTTTGATTCCGTGTGAGGTTTGGAAACGTATTCAACTTACAGCAGAAAACCGCTctgacgtttctttttctttgtcggCTGACCCTCTAATAAAAACGTTTAGAAGGAACATCGCGACTCCTTCCCCGTGAGTCCTTCCTGGGGTTTCTGGAGGTGCGTGTTGGAAGTGTCTGTGGGGAAGCTGAGGACCTGGGACCCTCTTGCCAGCAAAGAGTGAGAGGCAGTTATCTCCTGTCACTCGGGCCTGGCCCAGAGAAGTGGCTGCCCTTGATCCCTGGGTCCTGGGAACCTGCTCCTGTAGCATCACCAGGTGGACCCCACCCCGGGGCTTTCCCAAAGGGGTCAAGTTCCTGGGACCCGCCTCCAGCAGACCACCCCAATCCTGAACCTCCTGTGGGAGCGGAGGCCAAGGGTCCTGTCCCGTCCTCTCCCAACCCTCCCAGGGCTGTCGGGACGCCACCTCCACTCCGGCCACTCAGGTCCAGCTGGGGCCCCGGGGCACGTCTCTCTGAGGTGCCCCGCGTGCCCCTGCCTGTAGCCCCCCACCTGCATGGGCCAGGCATCCGGTGCCAgtagggcctggggcagggggtgcCGCGCATCCCCCAGGCTCTGCGCTGGTGCACCCAGCTCTCCATGCTGAGACCTGCTTGGCCGTGGGGCACACAGGGCGTGGCCAGCCAGACCCAGGCCAGACCCCAGCACCGTCCATGGTCCACGGCCGCCCGTAAGGTTCCCCCCGGTCCTGGGGAGCAGGCCTCGTAAGGACCCTGGGCGTCACCCAGCGGTGCCGGACCGAGCCGGACAGGCTCCGAGGTCACTTCCTCTCCACCCGCTCCCGCTGCTGGCTGCCCCTCCTTGCCCCGTCCCGCCTCCCTGCCTTGCCCCAGGCCAGTCACATGTGACCTGTGCATCCGCAGACCTGCCCCTCACCAGGGGCTACTCGGAGAATGCGGCCCTGGAGCCGAAGAGGCCTCagagggagtggggggcaggggcagcggggacccctccctcctccctctgtcccgCGCCCTCGCCCCACTCCTGGCCGAGGCTGCACTGGGCCTCGGGGAGGGTCAGCCCTTGCACCTCCAGCGACGACCGCCGACCGCTGAGAGCCCCCGGAGGCCACGCAGCCAGGCCAGtggcccctgcccaccttcccaCACCCTCCACCCCAGTGCCCGTCCTGAGATGGCCAGAGGGGACTCCAACTGGGGTGCTAGGCTGAGGCCAGACAGGTGCAGGCCAGCTGGGGCCCCCTCCCTGGCAGTGGCCAAGCAGGTGGGGGCAGAGTCTCTCCGGAGACAGATGCTGAGGCGCAGAGACCAGGGCGGCTGGGACAGACCCTCCACCACTGCCCTTAACCTGCttgccctgccccctgccccacagCAGGCCCTGATGAAGCACCGCTGCTGGGAGACCCCAGCCCAGCAGCAGGCTCAGAGCCAGGGATCACCTGGGTGGTGCAGCCCCACCTCACGCCCACCCGGCCCGGGCAGACTTGCAGTGGGCCCGCTGTGCCCTAGGCCAGTCCCGTGGGGTCTCTGCCCTCCCTGCCAGCTCGGCCTCTGACACCCAGGTTTGCTATGAGCCATAGGGATCCTGACTGTCCCTCGTCTCCTGCCCTCAGTTCTGGGCAGTTCTGGGGTGAGGACCAATTCCCTAAGAAGGTGTTTCTGGCAAGGGGTCTGCGGGGTCTGGGGCGTGAGTTCACAGCAGGCGAGGGCCAAGCGAGCTGGAGCAGAGCCGGCAAGGCGCTGTCCATGGTCAGGAGAGGCAGGAGCAGGTCCAGCCACACGCGCGCCCGCAGGCCTGCCCCTGTGCTCCCACCTCCCGGCAGAGGGCCTGGCCAGGACGGGGCGCATCCCAAGGCCCAGAGCCAGCGGGAGGCTCACAGGCCCTTTCCCAGGCCTCCCGGCCGCTGTCCAGATGCCCTCCAGCTGCCCTCACATCGGGGGCCGTGAGTCACGCCTCGCCGGGGAGACCCACGGGAGACACTGTCATCCGTGttttcattcaacagacatttaatgACGACCTCCATGTGCAGGGTCTGGGCCTCCTACAGGGTGCCGGTGGAGGGGCCGGGCTCCTGCAGGGACCACTCTGTGGGGTGGACAGCCCTGGGGAACGTGTCCACCTCCCTGGAGGGAAGATGCAGAGGTGGGTCTGGGACAAGGGCTAAGGCCCCTCTACCCAGGAAATGACTCAGCCCCCGGGGAGGGTGGATGTACAGAGGGACACACGTACACCCCCTCAGAGCCATCCTTTCACAACGGGAGTCAGAAGGGCCAGAGAGGGCAGGGGCCTGGTCAGGGCCACACAGCTCCGCACAATGCCCACCCAGGGACGACCCCACCCTGGGGCTGCCAGGCCTGTGCCCTCGGCTGCGGGGAGAAAGGGAGCTCTTGGGGCCCTGGACTGAGGGCCTAGCCTGGGTGTATCCTGAGCCCCAGCTCAGGCTGGGCTCGGTCTCCCAGCCTCGTGGGCCCCTGGGTGGCTGTGTGCGCCAGGCGTGCAGGTGTGTGTCCTTGTGTACCCGTGTCCCTGTTTGGCTGTACGCCTGTGGATGCCCGTGACAGCTGGGCACAGTGGTGTCCCCGTGAGCTTGAGGCCAATATGTGTGCCCCCCGTGCCCCTGGAGTCTGTGCACTGGTCGGGGGAGAGTGTCTGTGTGCATGGTGAGGGGCTGTGAACACAGAGGGGAGCCTGTGTAGAGAGAGGAGGGTCTGTGTATATGGGAGGCTGTATACACTAAGGTTCGTGTAGACTGGTGGGTCTGTGTACACGGAGGGGTTCTCGCACACGGGGTGTCCCTCCGAGCCCATGCCCCTGGGCGCATGCTCTGGGCAGCGTTCATTTGCACTTGTGCACGAAGTAGCCGGTGATGTAGCCCAGGGTGAACACGACCCAGAAGAGGGCCACTCCACCCAGCACCTTCAAGGAGATGCCCAGCTTGCCCGAGCACAGCTTCCGGGGGACCCTAGAGTGAGAACCGCAGGCACGTGAGCCCCCAGGCGGCCCCcagtgcggggcgggggggcgggggggcggggggaggagaaggagggggccCCGGGCAGGTGGACTGTGGAGGAGGGCAGCCCAGGCGCTCTGGACTGgaagacaggagggaggggagtggtGGAGACACCGGGGAAGGTGTGGGGCCCGGGTCTGCCGAGACCGCCTGGGGTGGGCGCCCAGTGGGcgcagagcagaggctggcaggaaggatgggaggggccTGCGCAGGGCCAGGGgggccctcctcccagcccctcacctCTTACAGCCCGAGGCCTCCTGTGCGCCGGGCCCGCTGGCCACGCTGACTTCATCCCGGCTGCTGTCCTCCCACCTACTGTACTGGATGCTACTCTCCTGGGGCTGCATCCTGGGGGCCACGGGGCTCTGGCGGGAGGGGCAGAAGGTGGGCTGAGCCTCCCAAGACACACTGTTCCAGACCCCGTGAGGCCAGGGGCAGGGTTCGTGTGGCCCTGCTCTTGGGGTGAGGGTCTGCCTGGGGCCCGTGACGGGCCAGGTGGGCTGGCTCTTCGCCTGCATCCTCTCATCCAGCTTGGGAGGTGACCAGGATGCAGAGGGGTTAGGCCACTTGTCCAGGGTCACGTGGGAGGAGGCAAGAGGGAATTCCAACAGGGAGTCTGAAAGTCTGCCAAACCCTGCCCTCAGGAATGCGAGCGGCTGCTTTGCCTGCCCCCCAGGGCGGGGCTCCAGGCAGAGCTGCTGCCACCCTGGAGGGCCCCTGGCTGGGGCCAGGTCACCAAGCCTGATAGCTAACGGccttccctccccccattccTGCCAGATAAGGCCCCAGAGCCATCCCTGGAGGCGGGAAAGGAAGGGGACGGGGCAAGCCGGGCAGCCGGACTGGGGGCAGTGGGTACAGCCTGTCCAGTAGGGGGAGGAGGCCCGCCTGGCCtgcgcagcagcagcagctgtgtCCTCTGGCCTGTCCGAGTtgcagcccctccctcacccaccgCTGTGCCCTGCTGGGAGTCCAGGGGCTGAGACTTTGCTCAGCTCCCGCCAGCCTGGGAAAACCTGACCTTTTGTCCAGGTAATCTGGGACACAGAGGCTTAAAAGCACAGTGAGCCACTTAGCAAGAAGCGAACCCAGAAACTCAGGAAATCAGGCAGTTCTTAAACCCCCGAAATGCTTCCACGTTTGCCCTTTCCCAAATCCCAGGCCCATGGGACAAAGGAAGGGAGCTTGTCTCAAAGCCACAAAGCCTGTCCTTCCTGTGGGATCCTGTGCTCTGGGGTGGCCATGCAGGCCGGGTCTCAGGCCTGGGGAAGGCCAAGCATTTGTTGAGCGTGGGTTCTGCTTTCCCAGGATGTGTCCAGGAAAGGGGCTAAGGGCCAGCTCTGTTAGCTACCTCCCTAATGTCCACCCTCCCTCCTGTGGCCAGAGTCCCCATCTTGTCGCAGGCAGCAGTGTGGCAGCCCAAAGTGACAGTCACGGGCTAAGCCAAGCTTAATGCTCTGACCCCTGCTTTCCCATGTCACCCAGATATGAGCAAGGTGCTGGGGTGCAGCAGGGGGTAGGAGGCTTTTGCTTTCATGAACAAAAGAACAGccacttccttcttcctgccttgaAGTGATGGCTGGAGCTGAGCAGCCACTTTGCAATCTGGATATCCTGCCACACCAGCCCAGTGGTGCTGGGTCTCCAAATCCACACCAGCTGCCCACCCATGAGCTTCTTGATCTGAGGAGGGTCAAGCTCACTTTGTGCAAGCCTGGGACAGTGGGTTCCTGTTATTTGCAGCAGAACAAGCTCCTGACTGACGCGGATGGTGGCCGTCAAGTAGTCCTGGCCGGAgaaagccaccagaagctggtgAGGTGCTGCAGCTGAGCTTCTGAGGGCTTCATTCACCTGCTCGTAATGGTCTGTCCAACCCACACGCGACGGTCACACAGTGTCACAGGACCCTGGGGCTGTGCTGCCTGGCAGGGACACCTGCTAAGCCCTGGGACCCTCAGGGGTACACCGCCTCCTGGGAGTGTGTGGGGACAGAGAGTCCTTGGCACACACGGGCTGCATATACATTAGACCCCTTCACCCCCAAGGCACCTCCAAGGAGCCCACAGCTTACAAGGGGAGAGTCCCGGCGTTGGGGGTCGAAGCCTCTGCGGTCCAGGAAGATGGTCAGAGACGGCCAGTGAtctcacctcctcccagcccGCAGTTCGGGACCTGAGGAGCCTCAGATGCCTCCAACcttaaagaaagacagaaaataaagaaaaggtgaAGAGGAGCGAGCGGCGCTGCCAggggcagggaagggaaaggggccCTGGGGCGTCCCGGGCGGCCAGCAGGAGCGGCGAAGGCAGTTAGCCTCGGGGTCTGTGGGCCCGGGACAGCCTCAACCCCGCCCGCACCCCAGCAACTCCTCTCTCCCGGGCCGGCCGCTCACAGAGGCCGCGGCCTAGCGGGGCGGGGGGCTGCACTGGGCCTCGCCAGTGGGGTCTCTGCCCACTGCCCACTTGAAACCAACCCCACCACCTCCTTCTACTCGAGGAAACCGCACCACGACCCCGTGTCTCACCTGACTCGACAGCCCCCGGCCGCTCCGCGCGCCGCGGACGTGTCCCTGACCTGAGGGGGGCGGGGCCTTGGAGGGGGTGGGGCCTAGTGGGTGGTGGGGCCTGAGCGGGGGcggagcagggctggggtgggcggggcgagGCGGTGGGTGGTGGGGCACGGGGAAGGGGCCGGGCAGGTAGGTCGGGGCGGGGCATAAATGGGGCGGGATCTGAGGCCGTGGGTGGGAGGCCGCCGGACTCCGGGAACGGGGGTGGGGCctggtggaggggtggaggggcggGGCCGTTACCGGGGGCGTGGCAGGGGCGGAGCAAGAGGGAGGTCCCAAGGCCTTCCAGGAGGTACGTGCTGCAGGGGCGAGGGGCAGCAAGGGCCGCCGGGGCCGCAGGAGCCGCAAGGGCCGCAGAGCGCACCTCTCTCCAGAGCCTAGACCCCTCTCAACTGTTGCAGTTTCCCCGCCGGGAACCGGGCTCGAGCGCAGAAGCGGGCtcagtggggggaggagggatggtaAGCGCGCCTGGTTAGAACCGAAACACCGGATTGTTCTCGGTGGCGCCCAGTCATCAGGTTCCCCAGCCGCCAGCCGGCCTTCCGCTCGCTCTGAGCGGCCAGAGGCCTGGGTGGGGCGGCCATGCGCGAGCGGGCGCTGCTCGAAGGAAAGGATGAAAGAATGCGTGGACAGGTGAGCGTAGAGAGCAAAGAGAAGAGGCCGAGGACTGACTAGGTTCAGCACGTGTTTGTGTGCCGGGCACAGGTCTCTGTGAACGACACTGACAAGCGTGCCTGTCCTCGCAGATCTTTCATCTCAGGAGCGATGGATGTGAACAGAAGCGCCGCAGCCCGACCCATCTTCTTCCACGGGGTCGCACCAGCAAAACAGTGCCCCAGCTGGGGAGCCCCTGTCAGGGGAACCGCCGCAGGTGTGTGCGGCAGAGAAGGACCGCTCTGGGGTCTGAACCGAATGCGGTGGACAGGAGCCCAGTCTCAGGCCTCCTACACCTGGCACCAGCAGAGGGCACCCTGCTCAGCGTGGGGTCTTCCCAGGAAGGAGCCAGGGGTGCAGGCTGCTGTGCTGACCCCCAACGAGTGAGTTTTGGAATGGGGGGTGTCCATGTAGCCCAAGCTCCCCTGTGTGCGCTAGTGAAGGAGAAGGTGAGACGGTGGCCAACAGCAGGTGTAATTCTGAATCTGGGCGCAAGGGTGAGGCCATGGGGGCTGACGGAGGAGAAGGGGGGGCACACAGGGCACACCCAGGTTGGGTCCTGGCCTCCACTGGACTGGCTGCGCCTGGGGTCCTAGCTGGGCCTACTTGGAGGTTATCTTCTTGGACTTGCTGGGTGAGGATAAGATCTCCGACTGCTGCAGGGGGGGCACTTTAATCCCCTTCTGTTTCAACTGGTTGTAGTAGTCAGTTCTCTCTGAGATGATCCCCTAGAAAAGACATGCAGCAGCGTGTGCCCAGTCCTTGCAGGCTCCTGGGACACCACCCTTCCCTCCCCGAGAAGAGCCTGCTGCCTCAGTGCTGTGCTGGTGAATATTTGCAACCTGTTctccaggagaaaataaaaagctctggtttgtagcatttgccaatttctgttcTGAAAGCCCTCCCACCACAGCTGATCCAGGAACAGGGGTGAAGCCACAGAACTCGGAGCTGGGGAGAGATGCCCACCATCGGCTCCAGGTCATCTCACCCCTGGAGTCTGCCCCAAATGCACTTCTTAGTCCTCTGGGAATTGCTGGGAGCCCAGACTCCCAGAGACCTCAGAGGCCGTCAAGTCTTAACCTCAAGTCCCTTCTGTCCTGGGCGCAGGGAAGGCTGTCCCGCCCCTCCTCAGCCTCCTTCTGGCTGGCCCATTGCTGGTTTGTGTGGGGCATTGGCAAAGGAAGGGGGTTTTCCCTGGCTACTGGGTGATGGTGACGACTCCTCctatccccctcccccctccctccctccctcccatcccccatccctcccatcttctctctccttcctccctcttcccctcccacaaACAACAGTaaccaggccccaggccccaaaCAACAGAGACCTCTCCCCAGGTCCCCATGCAGAGGTCCCCTCTGCCCTGAGGGCTGTGGCCACCCTACAAGAGCACCATTAACTCCCCGCCCCCCCTCACAGAGGAAAGGAACCCAGCCCCAGGGAAGTGTGGACCAGTGGCAGGTCATGGGTAGCTGCTGGGGTCTAGGGCTGTGCTGTCGAAGGAGGCTTGGGGCCCCGCACGGAGCACCTGTCCTTCAGGTGCTTTCCTCCCAGAGCTGTGGGCCCCGTGGTGCCTGGAAGGCAGGCACGCTGTCCCGGGTACAGAGGGAAGCTCTACGGCTCAGCGAAGTCAAGTGACCGGCCCACAGCTTTGAAGCTAAGGTCTAGGAGGTGGTGACTCACTCCTGCCACCCCAAAGCTGCACTATTTCCCCTTCACCGCCCTGCCCCTCTGAGTCCTCTGCCTGTCAGTGAGGAGCTGGCATGGACCAAGGCCGGGGAGAGGGTCCGTGCCAGACCCCTGGCTCAGCAGGGATTCCAGCGGAGGCCAGGCTGAGCTGCAAAGTAGCGTCCTTGGAGGAGGCTGAGCTGGGCGGAGCCTGGGGATGGGCTCCTGCTGCAGGAAAATGCCCAGGGCCCAGCAGTTTGGTCCCCTCCCTACTGCACTGGGCGGGTTTGCAGCAGCTGCTGCTGGGCGCTGGATGCTGAGAGCAGCTCGGGGACATTGCCACCCATTAGGGAGACCTAGTCCCCTCTGCCTaagcagagagaaaggacagTTCTGGGGTCACGGTAAAAGGGCGACACCACCAGGACAAGAATGGGGGTCCCTAGCCTCCCATCCaggcctctcccctctgcccccagctgcAGACCCTGGAGCGCTGGTGTGGAGACGTGGCCCCGGGGACAAGGAGGCTGGATATACCTGCAAGGCTTCCAGGATGTCATTGTCAGAGATCTCGGTGGCCAAGGACTTGAATCCTATGGTGTTGAAGGTGGCCTGGATGATCTTGTTTCTTAGTCTTTCGAGCTGTGAGCGCAGGGAAAATAACCAAGCTCGCCTTTAGCGGAGGAGGCAGCAACCTCCGCACCTGCCACCTCGCTGAGGGTCTAGGGAAGGTAGACCTGGCCTCATGTTTCCTGGCTTTAGGAATTGGAGTCAGGGTGGGAGAGGTCAGCGTGGCCGCCTTAGAGCTAGAAGGTGGCAGGTCACCACCTGGACCCAGGAAGCTTAACACCAAAGTGCAAAGACTTTCTGCCACACcaagcttttgttgtttgtttttaattgaaaaagcaaAACCTGCATgtggtcaaaacaaaacaaaagctccggggcttccctggtggcgcagtggttgagagtccgcctgccgatgcaggggacgcgggttcgtgccccggtccgggaagatcccacatgccgcggagcggctgggcccgtgggccatggccgctgagcctgcgcgtccggagcctgtgctccgcaacgggagaggccacaacagtgagaggcccgcgtaccacaagaaaacaaaacaaacaaacaaaaatctccaaATGAGCCCCAGACCTTCCCCCCCTTCCCTGAAGGAGCTTCAGCCACAGTCTCCTGCTGACCCCCAGGAGACTGTCAGTGGCGCAGAAAACGTCCTGCAGACTCTGTTAGCCCCCCTTTGGTCATTgtactcccttccttcctccatgcTGTGGGCATCTGCATTAAACGGTTAACCAGGCGTTAACCAGGCGTTAACCAGGCGTTAAGCAGAATGGACCCCTGAGGCTGTCTAGTCTTTTTCTGCCATCAGCATCCTTGTGGGTGCTCAGGGCCCCAGCCCACCTCCGCAGAGGAGAGTGAATCATGCCTCCCAGTAATTTCAGAATAAACTCCTCCGATCTGCACCCCAGAAGCCCCCAGACAGTGTCCCCCAAGTCACGGTGACAAGCTCAGCTCCAGCGTCTCACCCTCAGTGTCCGGGGGCCCTGCCAATGTAGAAATGCTGAGGGAGAGCCTCGCTGGAGAGATGTGGCATTGCCTAACGCCACGCAAGTCGGTCCACTTTGCCTCTGGGACAGGGATGCCACAAGCCCCTGGACTTGGAGGGGGCAGAgggcttcctttctttctttccaacatGGATTAATgccagctctgtgccaggcaccatgctaggtaCAGGGGTCATGAGGGAAACGGGGGCTCGCCCTCTGTACCAGAGGTGCCTGCTGCTGGGTAAGGGGTGGTAGTCACCCGGGGCAACCATCCACGGTGCCCCACAGCCGGGCCTGTCTCAGGCATCACTCACTGGTCATGGCACTACTTCCTGCCGACCCCAGACTGAGCCTCAGAACCTTTCTCAACACAGCATTCTGGGCTCCACCAAACCCACTAGAAATGGAACCATCTATACACCGTCACCCATCTAGTGATTTAGCTGGGAATGCTGCTGGATGGGAAACACAGTTTTATAAAAGATAACAGGCAAGGGAGAGGGGCTCAGTGATGCTGTCAGCTGGCCAGCAGGAGGCCGGCCCCAACAGAATGGAGAACACGGCTGGTTACAGGTGGCACTCCCGGTGGGTGAGTGGGGAAAATGTTATTTCAAAAGCCTGCAAGCTTGGGGCCTTTACCTTTGCTGGTTTTGGACTCAATCAAGTTAGATCTCTGACGGGTCCCTCCTAAATCCCCCACCCCATGCCTTTGCTCACATCTAATGGGGAGCTCAGAATGGAGACCCTGCACTTCACACCCTAGCACCACGTCCACGCAGCTCTGGGACCTCAGACGGACCATTTACCTTCTCTGCTGCAGGTTCCTATCTATCAGGTGAGGACACTCATGAAAGCCACATCCCAGCTTTGTTAACAGGGTTGAATGCCTTAATAAATGCTCCGAACAGCACCTGACCCACAGCAAGTGCTCTCTAAGTTATACATGGACGGCATTATTATTACtgcttctctcccacctcagagctcTTCTCCTTCCTGGCTGGCCACCCACACCCCTGGGTCCCTTTCACAGCACAACCCAAGGGGCTCCTCCATAGACAAAGCCCCGACACGCGGCACCCTCCGGCTCCTACGTCTAAGGCTGCCACGCCCATTGCACCCTTGCCCCCTCCTCCACCAGCATT
Proteins encoded in this region:
- the SMIM1 gene encoding small integral membrane protein 1: MQPQESSIQYSRWEDSSRDEVSVASGPGAQEASGCKRVPRKLCSGKLGISLKVLGGVALFWVVFTLGYITGYFVHKCK